A genomic window from Ideonella sp. WA131b includes:
- the serS gene encoding serine--tRNA ligase: MLDINLLRRDLDAVVAQLQRRRNPQPFLDVERFRALEAERKLIQTATEQQQARRNALSKQIGQMKGRGEDAAALMAEVGGIGDAMQAGAERLEQVQAELQQMLMSVPNLPDASVPEGADETGNVEQRRWGVPPVFDFVPRDHVDLGAPLGLDFETGAQLAGSRFGFLRGPAARLHRALAQLMLDLHTQRHGYTECHTPYMVNAAAMRGTGQLPKFEHDLFHVVSGDGEAAGAKWYLIPTSEVTLTNTVAEKIIAPEQLPVRLTAHTPCFRSEAGSAGRDTRGMIRQHQFDKVEMVQITTPEHSLAALDEMVGHAEAVLQALELPYRVVLLCAGDMGFGSVKTFDLEVWLPAQNTYREISSCSSMGAFQARRMQARFRSPAGKTEFVHTLNGSGLAVGRALVAVLENHQRADGSVHVPAALRPYLGGTALLSA, translated from the coding sequence ATGCTCGACATCAACCTTCTCCGCCGCGACCTCGACGCCGTCGTCGCGCAACTGCAGCGCCGCCGCAACCCGCAGCCCTTCCTCGATGTCGAGCGCTTCCGCGCGCTCGAGGCCGAGCGCAAGCTGATCCAGACCGCCACCGAGCAGCAGCAGGCGCGCCGCAATGCCCTGAGCAAGCAGATCGGCCAGATGAAGGGCCGCGGCGAGGACGCCGCCGCGCTGATGGCCGAAGTGGGCGGCATCGGCGACGCGATGCAGGCCGGGGCCGAGCGGCTGGAGCAGGTGCAGGCCGAACTGCAGCAGATGCTGATGAGCGTGCCCAACCTGCCCGACGCCAGCGTGCCCGAAGGCGCTGACGAGACCGGCAACGTCGAACAGCGCCGCTGGGGCGTGCCGCCGGTCTTTGACTTCGTGCCGCGCGACCACGTCGATCTGGGTGCGCCCTTGGGGCTGGACTTCGAGACCGGCGCCCAGCTGGCGGGCTCGCGCTTTGGCTTCCTGCGCGGCCCGGCGGCGCGGCTGCACCGGGCGCTGGCGCAGCTGATGCTCGACCTGCACACCCAGCGCCACGGCTACACCGAGTGCCACACGCCCTACATGGTGAACGCCGCAGCCATGCGCGGCACAGGCCAGCTGCCCAAGTTCGAGCACGACCTGTTCCACGTCGTCTCGGGTGACGGCGAGGCGGCCGGCGCCAAGTGGTACCTGATCCCCACCTCGGAGGTCACGCTCACCAACACGGTGGCCGAGAAGATCATCGCGCCCGAGCAACTGCCGGTGCGCCTGACCGCCCACACGCCCTGCTTTCGCTCGGAAGCCGGCTCGGCCGGGCGCGACACGCGCGGCATGATCCGCCAGCACCAGTTCGACAAGGTCGAGATGGTGCAGATCACCACACCCGAGCACAGCCTTGCCGCACTCGACGAGATGGTGGGCCACGCCGAGGCCGTGCTGCAGGCCTTGGAGCTGCCTTACCGCGTGGTGCTGCTGTGTGCCGGCGACATGGGATTCGGCTCGGTGAAGACCTTCGACCTCGAAGTCTGGCTGCCGGCGCAGAACACCTACCGCGAGATCAGCTCGTGCAGCAGCATGGGCGCGTTCCAGGCGCGCCGCATGCAGGCGCGCTTCAGGAGCCCGGCCGGCAAGACCGAGTTCGTGCACACCCTCAACGGCAGCGGCTTGGCCGTGGGCCGCGCGCTGGTGGCCGTGCTCGAGAACCACCAGCGGGCCGATGGCAGCGTGCACGTGCCGGCTGCGCTTCGGCCCTACCTGGGCGGAACCGCCCTGCTGAGCGCCTGA
- the ispH gene encoding 4-hydroxy-3-methylbut-2-enyl diphosphate reductase: protein MAEDTTLSEIFLAEPRGFCAGVDRAIEIVERALHKYGAPIYVRHEIVHNTYVVDNLRAKGAIFIEDLADVPPGATLVFSAHGVPKAVRAEAARRGFQVFDATCPLVTKVHVEVAKLAKEGYEFIMIGHKGHPEVEGTMGQLSDGIYLVEEAADVAQVQPRKDKLAVVTQTTLSVDDAAEILAEVKRVFPHVREPKQQDICYATQNRQDAVKVMAPAVDVVIVVGSPTSSNSNRLRELAERLGTEAHMVEGAQALQSEWFEGRQRVGLTAGASAPDVLVQAVIARLRELGATSVRRMDGVVENVRFPLPRGLGDRSMAEAGLVVGAASGSSRS from the coding sequence ATGGCTGAAGACACCACCCTCAGCGAGATCTTCCTGGCCGAGCCGCGCGGCTTCTGCGCCGGCGTCGACCGCGCCATCGAGATCGTCGAGCGCGCATTGCACAAGTACGGCGCGCCGATCTACGTGCGCCACGAGATCGTGCACAACACCTACGTGGTGGACAACCTGCGCGCCAAAGGTGCCATCTTCATCGAAGACCTCGCCGACGTGCCGCCGGGCGCGACGCTGGTGTTCAGCGCCCACGGCGTTCCAAAGGCCGTGCGCGCCGAGGCCGCGCGGCGCGGCTTCCAGGTCTTCGACGCCACCTGCCCGCTCGTCACCAAGGTGCACGTCGAGGTGGCCAAGCTGGCCAAGGAAGGCTACGAGTTCATCATGATCGGGCACAAGGGGCACCCCGAGGTCGAAGGCACCATGGGCCAGCTCAGCGACGGCATCTACCTCGTCGAGGAGGCCGCCGACGTGGCGCAGGTGCAGCCGCGCAAGGACAAGCTCGCGGTCGTGACGCAGACCACCCTGTCGGTGGACGACGCCGCCGAGATCCTGGCCGAAGTGAAGCGCGTGTTCCCGCACGTGCGCGAGCCCAAGCAGCAGGACATCTGCTACGCCACGCAGAACCGCCAGGACGCCGTCAAGGTGATGGCGCCGGCGGTTGACGTGGTCATCGTGGTGGGCAGCCCCACCAGCAGCAACAGCAACCGGCTGCGCGAGCTGGCCGAGCGGCTGGGCACCGAGGCGCACATGGTCGAGGGCGCGCAGGCGCTGCAGTCCGAGTGGTTCGAGGGCCGCCAGCGCGTGGGCCTGACGGCCGGCGCCTCGGCGCCCGACGTGCTGGTGCAGGCCGTGATCGCGCGGCTGCGCGAGCTGGGCGCCACCAGCGTGCGGCGCATGGACGGCGTGGTCGAGAACGTGCGTTTCCCGCTGCCCCGCGGCCTGGGTGACCGCAGCATGGCCGAGGCCGGCCTGGTGGTGGGCGCGGCATCCGGATCATCCCGATCCTGA
- a CDS encoding peptidylprolyl isomerase, which produces MGRLRIVRQSTQGTSPQTTSPKVPSDGRPRVPTDAAVPNPETPRVQPGSFLTLHYRLAGPDGGAVVDTFADKPATLSLGTGQLAPAIEQCLLGLEEGAEARIELPPGAAFGERNPELLQRVRLSLLHELGERDTEYAVGDVVEFPTPEGQGRYAGVVREVGEGWLLFDFNHPLAGQAVRFDVKLLGVL; this is translated from the coding sequence ATGGGGCGACTTAGAATCGTCCGGCAGTCTACGCAAGGGACTTCGCCCCAGACGACCTCCCCGAAAGTGCCCTCTGACGGGCGCCCCCGAGTGCCCACCGACGCCGCCGTGCCGAACCCTGAAACCCCGCGTGTCCAGCCCGGTTCGTTCCTGACGCTGCACTACCGCCTTGCTGGCCCTGACGGCGGCGCGGTGGTGGACACCTTTGCCGACAAGCCCGCCACGCTGTCGCTCGGCACGGGCCAGCTCGCGCCGGCCATCGAGCAGTGTCTGCTGGGTCTGGAAGAGGGCGCCGAGGCGCGCATCGAGCTGCCGCCCGGCGCCGCTTTCGGCGAACGCAACCCTGAGCTTTTGCAGCGCGTGAGGCTGTCGCTGCTGCATGAACTGGGCGAGCGCGACACCGAGTACGCCGTGGGTGACGTGGTGGAGTTCCCGACGCCCGAGGGCCAGGGCCGCTACGCCGGCGTGGTGCGCGAGGTCGGCGAGGGCTGGTTGCTGTTCGACTTCAACCATCCGCTGGCCGGCCAGGCCGTGCGCTTCGACGTCAAGCTGCTGGGGGTGCTGTAG
- the radC gene encoding DNA repair protein RadC, whose protein sequence is MKHLPTDQRPREKLLARGPAALADAELLALLLRTGTAGAGVLTVAQQVIDRCDGFAGLLQPEARASLAGVRGLGPAKQAELLAVAEIARRAVAQPLRERPVFDNPQRVKDYLALQLDGHGQEHFGVMFLDAQHRLIRFDILFSGTLSQTSVYPREVVRMALRHNAAAVVLAHNHPSGVAEPSRADEFLTQSLTSALKLVDVRVLDHIVVGRGQTVSLAERGLL, encoded by the coding sequence ATGAAGCATCTGCCCACCGACCAGCGCCCGCGCGAGAAGCTGCTGGCCCGCGGCCCTGCCGCGCTGGCCGACGCCGAACTGCTGGCGCTGCTGCTGCGCACCGGCACCGCCGGCGCCGGGGTGCTCACCGTCGCGCAGCAGGTGATCGATCGCTGCGATGGCTTTGCCGGCCTGCTCCAGCCCGAGGCCCGTGCCTCGCTGGCCGGCGTGCGCGGTTTGGGTCCAGCCAAGCAGGCCGAACTGCTGGCGGTGGCCGAGATCGCGCGCCGCGCCGTCGCGCAGCCGCTGCGCGAGCGCCCGGTGTTCGACAACCCGCAGCGCGTGAAGGACTACCTTGCGCTGCAGCTCGACGGCCATGGCCAAGAGCACTTCGGCGTGATGTTCCTCGACGCCCAGCACCGGCTCATCCGCTTCGACATCCTGTTCAGCGGCACGCTCTCACAAACCAGCGTCTACCCGCGCGAGGTGGTGCGGATGGCGCTGCGCCACAACGCCGCGGCCGTGGTGCTGGCGCACAACCACCCCAGCGGAGTGGCCGAGCCCTCGCGGGCCGACGAGTTCCTCACCCAGAGCCTGACGAGCGCGCTCAAGCTCGTGGACGTGCGCGTGCTCGACCACATCGTCGTTGGCCGCGGGCAGACCGTGTCGCTGGCCGAACGCGGGCTGCTGTGA
- a CDS encoding Smr/MutS family protein — MSPRARSLADLAGLRDALAERLRQQREAAATALAAQRAAERTRRLFADAVGPVTPLPPHGLAGSALQAERPEPLPRQREADERRALAEAMSDEVDIESLLLTDDGLSFRREGVGQEVVNWLRRGRWAIQGELDLHGLRRDEARDALSLFLRDSRQRGRRCLRVVHGKGHGSPGRLPVLKVKVQRWLCQSAEVLAFTQASAPQGGAGALIVLLKG; from the coding sequence GTGAGCCCGCGCGCCCGCTCCTTGGCCGACCTGGCCGGCCTGCGCGACGCGCTCGCCGAGCGCCTTCGCCAGCAGCGCGAGGCCGCCGCCACGGCGCTGGCGGCACAGCGCGCGGCCGAACGTACCCGCCGGCTGTTTGCTGATGCCGTCGGGCCCGTGACGCCGCTGCCGCCACACGGCCTGGCGGGCTCGGCGCTGCAGGCGGAACGCCCCGAGCCGCTGCCGCGCCAGCGCGAGGCCGACGAGCGGCGCGCGCTGGCCGAGGCGATGTCCGACGAGGTCGATATCGAGAGCCTGCTGCTCACCGACGATGGCCTGAGCTTCCGCCGCGAGGGCGTGGGCCAGGAGGTCGTCAACTGGCTGCGCCGCGGCCGCTGGGCCATCCAGGGCGAGCTGGATCTGCACGGGCTGCGCCGGGACGAGGCGCGCGATGCGCTGTCGCTGTTCCTGCGCGACAGCCGCCAACGAGGCCGGCGTTGTCTGCGCGTGGTGCACGGCAAGGGCCACGGCTCGCCCGGCCGCCTGCCCGTGCTCAAGGTCAAGGTGCAGCGCTGGCTGTGCCAGAGCGCCGAGGTCTTGGCGTTCACGCAGGCCAGCGCGCCGCAAGGTGGGGCGGGTGCGCTGATCGTGCTGCTGAAGGGCTGA
- a CDS encoding MinD/ParA family protein, whose amino-acid sequence MTSASPPAALPAPGSHIMAVTSGKGGVGKTFLTANLAAALARHGRRVLVLDADLGLANLDVVLNLFPKITLHDVFTGKASLPQAVLPAPGGFHVLLAGSGMVEYSRMTPEVREKLQQVIDEVAPRFDHVLLDTGAGISEVVLYTVSLAGQVLVVATPEPTSLTDAYATIKVLATTQGRRQIRLLVNQVRRGGEARAVRQQLQQVVDRYVNPTLDSPVRLDLVGEVPADPAVREAVLRRQLLLELLPGTPPALALLQVAQRLVAP is encoded by the coding sequence ATGACCAGCGCTTCTCCACCCGCGGCCCTTCCCGCGCCCGGGTCCCACATCATGGCTGTCACCAGCGGAAAGGGCGGCGTCGGCAAGACTTTCTTGACGGCCAACCTTGCTGCCGCGTTGGCGCGACATGGTCGCAGGGTGCTGGTGCTCGACGCCGACCTTGGCCTTGCCAATCTGGACGTGGTGCTGAACCTGTTCCCGAAGATCACCTTGCACGACGTGTTCACCGGCAAGGCCTCGCTCCCGCAGGCCGTGTTGCCGGCGCCCGGCGGCTTTCATGTGCTGCTGGCGGGCTCGGGCATGGTCGAGTACTCGCGCATGACGCCGGAGGTGCGCGAGAAGCTGCAGCAGGTGATCGACGAAGTCGCGCCGCGCTTCGATCATGTGCTGCTGGACACCGGCGCCGGCATCTCCGAGGTCGTGCTCTACACCGTCAGCCTCGCGGGCCAGGTGCTGGTGGTGGCCACGCCCGAGCCGACGTCGCTGACCGACGCCTACGCCACCATCAAGGTGCTGGCCACCACGCAGGGGAGGCGGCAGATCCGCCTGCTCGTCAACCAGGTGCGCCGCGGCGGCGAGGCCCGCGCCGTGCGTCAGCAGCTGCAGCAGGTGGTGGACCGGTACGTCAACCCCACGCTGGACAGCCCGGTGCGTCTCGACCTGGTCGGGGAAGTGCCGGCCGATCCCGCCGTGCGCGAGGCCGTGTTGCGGCGCCAGCTGCTGCTGGAGCTGCTGCCCGGCACGCCGCCGGCGCTGGCGCTGCTGCAGGTGGCGCAGCGTCTGGTTGCGCCTTGA
- a CDS encoding GGDEF domain-containing protein encodes MIDRLVELSSRDALTGLANRRAFEMALEREVDRVARSGEPALLLALDIDHFKRVNDTHGHGAGDQVIGVVASALMDSVRPMDLVARVGGEEFAIILPNCASTFGTTVAERIRRRVERMPILLQPSNQELSVTISIGGAFAPQWVRSTPALWKERADQQLYGAKAQGRNLVQLEPSAMSVVSNEEKRLLFDSFQIQDHE; translated from the coding sequence ATGATCGACCGGTTGGTGGAGCTGTCCAGCCGCGATGCGCTGACCGGCCTGGCCAACCGCCGCGCCTTCGAGATGGCGCTGGAGCGGGAGGTCGACCGCGTGGCGCGCAGCGGCGAGCCGGCGCTGCTCCTGGCGCTGGACATCGACCACTTCAAGCGCGTCAATGACACCCACGGCCACGGCGCCGGCGACCAGGTGATCGGCGTCGTCGCTTCGGCACTGATGGACAGCGTGCGGCCGATGGACCTGGTGGCTCGTGTGGGCGGCGAGGAGTTCGCAATCATCCTGCCCAACTGCGCCAGCACCTTCGGCACCACCGTGGCCGAGCGCATCCGGCGGCGCGTGGAGCGCATGCCCATCCTGCTGCAGCCTTCGAACCAAGAGCTGTCGGTCACCATCAGCATCGGCGGCGCCTTCGCGCCGCAGTGGGTGCGATCGACGCCGGCCCTATGGAAGGAGCGCGCCGACCAGCAGCTCTACGGGGCCAAGGCACAAGGCCGCAACCTGGTGCAGTTGGAGCCCTCGGCGATGTCGGTCGTCAGCAACGAAGAGAAGCGCTTGTTGTTCGACAGCTTCCAGATCCAGGACCACGAATGA